A portion of the Toxoplasma gondii ME49 chromosome VIIb, whole genome shotgun sequence genome contains these proteins:
- the ACAT1A gene encoding acyl-CoA:cholesterol acyltransferase alpha ACAT1-alpha (encoded by transcript TGME49_263710~Product name based on PMID:15888087.~Predicted trans-membrane domain (TMHMM2.0):248-271:290-313:424-447:461-484:537-560:564-587:591-614), with protein sequence MLDDPLSKTRDSALATNSPRHLPSSLPRNPDLLFLSMTTITDQSSLPAALSPSSSSPSSSSPFSSVCFSSVSPSSSLPSSSVSSASLSSLASGGKLPGSETSEESLPHQQGAEPRVSLEATMCSPSPEKTGPPCSPCPESCGKQQGNNTDPCTVSSPCESRGSRRTMETARVGASSGKAEDEHARAEGREPAQGTHEARDEEKSRDRRPASGPGGSELDKMEKEDGKTFPSKLDFFDANSDLARSDFRGVAVLLFIAAIFYLVANPILRWYDSKEFVDPSLARAMFDDFFFLMFMWAKLFAWSFTAYHLHLLYLRGRISRRALLFLQHLTQSAAIGYAVCSCLYNAWPIIPAAFVQMIAVVQFMKMHSYSSTNMNFCDDMRQGKQTLGYPENVTLRNFCDYLFCPVLVYEPMYRRGGGFRPTYFVFKLFSMVGAMVVMYLACTSYLIPTMMRSPSMSITEAIFSLVFPFLFLDILIFYILFECICNLAAEITNFANRNFYDDWWNSTNWDEYSRKWNKPVHRFLLRHVYMETQQRYKWSHQTAAFATFLFSALLHEMILAVCFRFVRLYLFGLMLLQLPLIALGRFYRHKKMVANAIFWACLMLGPPLLGLAYGREWAQIHFYNAHADHQPLRLF encoded by the exons ATGCTCGACGACCCGCTCTCCAAAACGAGGGACAGTGCGCTA GCGACAAACTCGCCGCGCCATCTCCCCTCCTCACTTCCACGGAATCCTGAccttttgtttctctccatgACGACCATCACGGACCAATCGTCTCTtcccgctgctctctctccttcctcttcctctccttcctcttcctctcctttctcttctgtatgtttttcttccgtgtctccgtcttcttcccttccctcttcttctgtatcctctgcttcgctttcttccctcgcctCAGGCGGCAAGCTGCCTGGCTCGGAGACCTCTGAAGAGTCGCTGCCGCACCAGCAGGGCGCGGAGCCGCGAGTCTCGCTCGAGGCAACGATGTGCTCGCCGTCTCCTGAGAAGACTGGCCCCCCCTGTTCCCCCTGTCCAGAATCTTGCGGCAAACAACAAGGCAACAACACCGACCCCTGCACTGTGTCGTCTCCTTGCGAGAGCAGGGGATCGCGGAGGACAATGGAGACGGCGAGGGTAGGTGCGTCTTCAGGAAAAGCTGAGGACGAACATGCTCGAGCAGAGGGCAGAGAACCGGCGCAAGGAACGCACGAGgcacgagacgaagagaagagccgaGACCGGAGACCCGCCTCCGGACCAGGAGGTTCGGAACTCGAcaagatggagaaggaggacgGCAAAACGTTTCCGTCCAAACTTGACTTCTTCGATGCTAACTCTGACCTCGCACGCTCAGACTTCCGAGGAGTCGCTGTGCTTCTGT TCATTGCGGCAATCTTCTACCTCGTCGCGAATCCCATTCTGCGGTGGTACGACAGCAAGGAGTTCGTCGACCCCTCG CTGGCCCGAGCAATGTTCGAcgactttttcttcttg ATGTTCATGTGGGCCAAACTCTTCGCCTGGTCGTTTAC AGCCTACCATCTGCACCTGCTGTATCTACGCGGGAGAATTAGTCGACGCGCCCTGCTGTTTCTTCAGCACCTGACGCAGTCCGCAGCGATTGGATACGCCGTTTGCAGCTGTCTCTACAACGC ATGGCCCATCATCCCTGCGGCTTTTGTGCAGATGATTGCCGTCGTCCAGTTCATGAAG ATGCATTCGTACAGCTCGACAAACATGAATTTCTGCGACGACATGCGGCAAGGGAAGCAGACCCTGGGATATCCTGAAAAT gtGACTCTGAGGAACTTCTGCGATTATCTGTTCTGCCCGGTCCTCGTCTACGAGCCGATGTATCGCCGCGGCGGAGGCTTTCGTCCAACCTACTTCGTTTTCAAATTGTTTTCCATGGTCGGAGCTATG GTGGTAATGTATCTCGCTTGCACTTCGTATTTGATTCCGACCATGATGCGCTCGCCGTCCATGTCGATAACGGAGGCGATTTTCagtctcgtcttccccttcctctttctcgacaTCCTCATTTTCTACATTCTCTTCGAGTGTATATGCAACTTGGCAGCGGAGATCACAAACTTTGCCAATCGGAACTTTTACGAC GACTGGTGGAACAGCACCAACTGGGATGAGTATTCGCGCAAGTGGAATAAGCCTGTGcaccgttttctccttcgccatGTTTACATGGAGACGCAGCAAAGATACAAG tggagtCACCAGACCGCGGCCTTCGCGACCTTTCTAttttccgctcttctccacgAGATGATTTTG GCAGTCTGCTTCCGCTTCGTGAGGCTGTATCTCTTTGGTTTGATGCTTCTGCAACTTCCTTTGATTGCTCTTGGGAGATTTTATCGACACAAGAAAATGGTGGCGAATGCGATTTTCTGGGCATGTTTGATGCTCG GACCGCCTCTCCTCGGCCTCGCCTACGGACGCGAGTGGGCGCAAATTCATTTCTAcaatgcgcatgcagaccaTCAGCCTCTGAGGCTCTTCTGA